In Brassica rapa cultivar Chiifu-401-42 chromosome A06, CAAS_Brap_v3.01, whole genome shotgun sequence, a single window of DNA contains:
- the LOC103872494 gene encoding uncharacterized protein LOC103872494 translates to MDAYTCIVAILCIALFAINLVFSCFTCFSILHSFMTQTDRDLSELRENLIEPEEAEPEENVITIAVSSNQGFSDSIEGDNCGQDCSHDICAC, encoded by the coding sequence ATGGATGCTTACACTTGTATCGTTGCGATCCTCTGCATAGCCTTGTTTGCAATCAATCTAGTATTTTCTTGTTTCACTTGCTTTTCCATTCTACATAGCTTCATGACACAGACAGACCGAGACTTGAGTGAACTCAGGGAAAATCTTATTGAACCGGAAGAAGCTGAACCAGAGGAGAACGTAATAACCATTGCAGTCTCAAGTAACCAAGGGTTTTCTGACTCCATCGAAGGTGATAATTGTGGCCAAGATTGCTCGCATGATATCTGTGCTTGTTGA
- the LOC103872498 gene encoding splicing factor YJU2 — protein MGERKVLNKYYPPDFDPSKLPRLRRPKNQQIKVRMMLPMSVRCNTCGNYIYMGTKFNSRKEDVVGETYLGIQIFRFYFKCTKCSAELTMKTDPQNSDYIVESGASRNYEPWRAEDEAVDKEQQKRDAEEMGDAMKSLENRTLDSKREMDIIAALDEMKSMKSRHATVSVDAMLEALQRTGAEKVKRIEEEDEAVIKSIFGKQKEVVRRIADEDDEDDDDDDDYPSLQKEKKEGSSSDLSKKRKASEESPSNPTDILTSSSADNPKEPKKRATSKQPFKAVHIKVIKKQSQPASSTTPAPAKPEEKKTDVVANAGLASLFQNYGSDEDED, from the exons ATGGGAGAGCGAAAGGTGCTTAATAAGTATTACCCGCCGGACTTCGATCCGTCGAAGCTTCCCAGGCTCAGGCGACCGAAGAACCAGCAGATCAAGGTGCGGATGATGCTTCCCATGAGCGTCCGATGCAACACCTGCGGAAACTATATCTACATGGGAACCAAGTTCAATTCGCGTAAAGAAGACGTCGTTGGCGAG ACGTATCTAGGGATTCAAATCTTTAGGTTTTACTTCAAGTGCACCAAGTGCTCTGCGGAGCTGACAATGAAGACGGATCCACAGAACTCTGATTATATTGTGGAATCTGGGGCAAGTCGTAACTATGAACCCTGGCGTGCTGAAGACGAG GCGGTTGATAAGGAACAACAGAAAAGAGATGCTGAGGAGATGGGGGACGCTATGAAGTCTTTGGAGAATAGGACTTTGGATTCTAAAAGAGAGATGGATATTATAGCCGCACTTGATGAGATGAAATCAATGAAG tctAGACATGCTACTGTGAGCGTGGATGCGATGCTGGAGGCCTTGCAAAGAACAGGCGCTGAGAAGGTCAAACgtatagaagaagaagatgaagcagTTATAAAGTCGATATTTGGT AAACAGAAAGAAGTTGTTAGGAGAATTGCAGATGAAGacgatgaggatgatgatgatgatgatgattatccCAGCCttcagaaggagaagaaagaagGATCATCTTCAGATCTTTCAAAG AAGAGAAAGGCATCAGAAGAAAGTCCAAGCAACCCCACAGATATTCTGACTAGTTCATCTGCAG ATAACCCGAAGGAGCCCAAGAAACGAGCTACCAGCAAGCAACCCTTCAAAGCCGTTCACATAAAAGTCATCAAGAAGCAATCTCAGCCAGCTTCTTCGACGACTCCTGCTCCTGCAAAACCCGAGGAGAAGAAGACTGACGTTGTGGCTAACGCCGGATTAGCTTCTTTATTCCAGAACTATGGCAGTGATGAAGACGAggattga
- the LOC103872496 gene encoding heme-binding protein 2, translating to MELAGLSFLKLSFLLSLLSGGSDLLNPISEPGLVGKFPPTCNRIECPNYEVVHAGNGYEIRRYDTTVWISTEPIQDISLKDATRTAFFQLFAYIQGKNEYHQKIEMTAPVISQVSPSDGPLCESSFTVSFYVPKKNQPDPAPAENLHIQKWTPRYVAVRQFSGFVSDYNVGEEAAALSASLEGTAWANAIEKSKEDGGVGADSAYTVAQYNSPFEFIGRVNEIWLPFQMDD from the exons ATGGAACTAGCCGGTTTAAGCTTCCTCAAGCTCTCTTTCCTCCTCAGCCTCCTCTCCGGCGGTTCAGACCTTCTAAACCCAATATCCGAACCGGGTCTTGTCGGGAAATTCCCGCCGACGTGTAACAGAATCGAGTGCCCAAACTACGAGGTGGTTCATGCGGGAAACGGGTACGAGATTCGCCGGTACGATACAACGGTCTGGATTTCCACTGAACCTATTCAAGACATATCTCTCAAGGATGCTACAAGAACAGCTTTCTTCCA GTTGTTTGCGTACATTCAAGGGAAGAACGAGTATCATCAGAAGATTGAGATGACAGCTCCTGTGATCAGTCAAGTCTCACCAAGCGACGGTCCTCTCTGTGAATCTTCCTTCACTGTCTCCTTCTACGTCCCCAAAAAGAACCAGCCTGATCCAGCTCCAGCTGAGAATCTCCACATCCAGAAATGGACCCCTAGGTACGTGGCGGTGAGACAGTTCAGCGGCTTCGTCTCCGACTATAACGTCGGAGAAGAAGCTGCAGCGCTGTCTGCTAGCCTCGAAGGTACAGCTTGGGCCAACGCCATAGAGAAAAGCAAAGAAGACGGTGGTGTTGGAGCTGATTCAGCTTACACTGTGGCTCAGTATAACTCACCGTTCGAGTTCATTGGTCGTGTCAATGAGATTTGGTTACCCTTTCAAATGGATGATTAA
- the LOC103872495 gene encoding ubiquitin carboxyl-terminal hydrolase 15 isoform X2 encodes MLEPRGADIPILFLVLVVLPVVAYILLGKWSETSEKRGKANLLAQMAAEEAFRAETDVRGVRFETMATENRALRTKTRNAPAASGSLRADFDAEQRPDSVAVATCGVPVNTEGHVCARCLNPAKTRCSRCKSIRYCSGKCQIIHWRLAHKDECIPAETCSSSSERVSFENDSVLHDNGMDSSTMYSNSIKQTAKGKTSKSSVEFASEGISQIDIRPRINTQGRKSVGKPNPSKSSRESFSGEAAACAGGDNNKGHTRHKSRSNIGAVETNSRRHSVDNSCMQMNGQTFESGMQESYKHNLGASSGIRAATLPKSACTEKSKKGKVAAVSKTLRSKDTGVAEENNGNSSSMGSNLMKMMGLRNSSKHDDRHKNLKMLFPYEEFVKFFQCEVFYLSPRGLVNCGNSCYANAVLQSLTCTKPLVAYLLRRSHSRSCSGKDWCLMCELEQHVMMLRASGGPLSASRILSQMRSINCQIGDGSQEDAHEFLRLLVASMQSICLERLGGETKVDPRLQETTLVQHMFGGRLRSKVKCLRCDHESERYENIMDLTLEIYGWVESLQDALTQFTRPEDLDGENMYRCSRCAGYVRARKELSIHEAPNILTIVLKRFQEGRYGKINKCISFPEMLDMIPFMTRTGDVPPLYMLYAVIVHLDTLNASFSGHYISYVKDLRGNWFRIDDSEIHQVPMTQVMSEGAYMLFYMRSYPRPQRGEHSSKSQVRHPQPRNEMKEQRKPVNRFKPRADYNKNLVESSSSEWSLFTSSDEAASFTTESTRDSFSTVDYTDGCHVLDSSSPFSIFNNLHHNVEPSPHNTVACRMFSGTKPETRYFVEEEANHNNSVVMDDISSHGYYQQSMYVDYETNCQEQTYSYEQNW; translated from the exons ATGCTCGAACCAAGGGGAGCGGACATACCAATATTGTTCCTGGTTTTGGTTGTACTTCCTGTTGTAGCTTACATATTGTTAGGTAAATGGAGTGAAACTTCTGAAAAAAGAGGAAAGGCTAACTTGCTGGCTCAGATGGCAGCTGAAGAAGCTTTTAGAGCTGAGACCGATGTTAGGGGTGTAAGATTTGAGACTATGGCTACTGAGAATAGGGCTCTGAGAACCAAGACCAGGAATGCTCCTGCTGCGAGTGGTTCTCTAAGAGCCGACTTTGATGCTGAGCAGAGACCTGACTCTGTGGCTGTTGCTACATGTGGCGTCCCTGTTAATACTGAGGGACATGTATGTGCAAGGTGTTTAAACCCTGCCAAGACTCGCTGCTCCAGATGCAAATCTATTAGATACTG CTCTGGGAAGTGCCAGATAATTCACTGGAGGTTAGCTCATAAAGACGAATGCATCCCTGCGGAGACTTGCTCTTCTTCATCAGAGAGGGTTTCCTTTGAGAATGATTCTGTCTTGCATGACAACGGCATGGATTCTTCTACAATGTATAGTAATAGTATTAAGCAGACAGCGAAGGGAAAGACTTCAAAAAGCTCTGTTGAATTTGCAAGTGAAGGTATCTCTCAGATTGATATTAGACCACGAATCAACACGCAAGGGAGAAAAAGCGTAGGAAAACCAAATCCGTCCAAGTCCAGCAGAGAATCATTCAGTGGTGaagcagctgcttgtgctgGTGGAGATAACAACAAGGGTCACACTAGACATAAG TCAAGAAGCAACATCGGTGCTGTGGAAACAAACTCTAGAAGGCATTCTGTTGATAACTCTTGTATGCAAATGAATGGGCAAACTTTTGAAAGTGGTATGCAGGAAAGTTACAAACACAATTTGGGAGCGAGCAGC ggGATCAGAGCAGCTACACTGCCCAAATCTGCTTGCACAGAGAAAAGTAAGAAGGGAAAAGTAGCTGCGGTATCAA AGACTCTTAGGTCTAAGGATACAGGCGTGGCTGAAGAAAACAATGGCAACTCCTCAAGCATGGGTTCAAACTTGATGAAAATGATGGGTTTAAGAAATTCCTCAAAGCATGATGATCGACATAAGAACCTGAAG ATGCTTTTTCCATACGAGGAGTTTGTTAAGTTCTTTCAGTGTGAAGTGTTTTACTTATCACCAAGGGGCCTTGTCAATTGTGGAAACAG TTGCTATGCAAACGCTGTGTTGCAGTCTCTAACATGTACAAAACCACTTGTTGCTTACTTGCTTCGAAGATCACATTCAAGATCAT GTTCTGGGAAAGATTGGTGTCTTATGTGTGAACTTGAGCAACATGTAATGATGCTTAGAGCATCTGGAGGTCCACTTTCTGCTAGCAGAATCCTCTCACAGATGCGAAGTATAAATTGTCAGATTGGTGATGGGAGTCAAGAAGATGCTCATGAGTTCTTAAG GCTTTTGGTTGCCTCTATGCAATCCATATGTTTAGAGAGACTTGGAGGCGAGACTAAAGTGGATCCAAGGCTGCAAGAAACAACTTTAGTTCAACATATGTTTGGTGGACGTCTCCGCTCAAAG GTGAAATGCTTGAGGTGTGATCATGAATCAGAAAGATATGAGAATATAATGGATCTCACGCTGGAGATTTACGGATGGGTAGAGTCTCTTCAAGATGCGTTGACTCAGTTTACTAGACCAGAAGATCTCGATGGAGAAAACATGTATAGATGCAGCAG GTGCGCTGGATATGTAAGAGCAAGGAAAGAATTGAGCATTCATGAAGCACCAAACATTCTTACCATTGTTCTCAAGAGATTCCAG GAGGGAAGATACGGTAAAATAAACAAATGTATAAGTTTTCCTGAAATGCTGGACATGATACCTTTCATGACAAGAACAGGAGATGTTCCTCCGCTTTACATGCTTTACGCTGTTATAGTTCACTTGGATACTCTCAACGCATCTTTCTCCGGTCATTACATTTCTTATGTCAAAGATTTGAGAGGCAACTGGTTCAGAATCGATGATTCCGAG ATTCATCAAGTGCCAATGACTCAAGTTATGTCAGAAGGAGCTTATATGTTGTTCTACATGAG ATCGTACCCGCGTCCTCAAAGAGGAGAACACAGCAGCAAATCTCAGGTTCGGCATCCTCAACCAAGAAACGAAATGAAGGAGCAGAGGAAACCGGTAAACCGATTCAAACCGAGAGCGGACTACAACAAGAACTTAGTAGAGTCATCATCAAGCGAATGGTCTCTCTTCACGAGCTCAGACGAAGCAGCTTCATTCACCACAGAATCAACCAGAGACTCTTTCAGCACCGTAGACTACACAGACGGCTGCCACGTCCTGGACTCTTCCTCTCCTTTCTCCATCTTCAACAACTTACACCACAACGTGGAGCCGTCCCCACACAACACCGTCGCCTGCAGAATGTTCTCGGGTACCAAACCCGAAACCCGGTATTTCGTGGAGGAAGAAGCAAATCACAACAACTCGGTCGTGATGGACGACATATCATCCCACGGTTATTACCAGCAGAGTATGTATGTAGATTATGAGACTAACTGTCAGGAACAAACTTACAGTTATGAACAAAACTGGTAG
- the LOC103872495 gene encoding ubiquitin carboxyl-terminal hydrolase 15 isoform X1, producing MLEPRGADIPILFLVLVVLPVVAYILLGKWSETSEKRGKANLLAQMAAEEAFRAETDVRGVRFETMATENRALRTKTRNAPAASGSLRADFDAEQRPDSVAVATCGVPVNTEGHVCARCLNPAKTRCSRCKSIRYCSGKCQIIHWRLAHKDECIPAETCSSSSERVSFENDSVLHDNGMDSSTMYSNSIKQTAKGKTSKSSVEFASEGISQIDIRPRINTQGRKSVGKPNPSKSSRESFSGEAAACAGGDNNKGHTRHKSRSNIGAVETNSRRHSVDNSCMQMNGQTFESGMQESYKHNLGASSSYACPNGIRAATLPKSACTEKSKKGKVAAVSKTLRSKDTGVAEENNGNSSSMGSNLMKMMGLRNSSKHDDRHKNLKMLFPYEEFVKFFQCEVFYLSPRGLVNCGNSCYANAVLQSLTCTKPLVAYLLRRSHSRSCSGKDWCLMCELEQHVMMLRASGGPLSASRILSQMRSINCQIGDGSQEDAHEFLRLLVASMQSICLERLGGETKVDPRLQETTLVQHMFGGRLRSKVKCLRCDHESERYENIMDLTLEIYGWVESLQDALTQFTRPEDLDGENMYRCSRCAGYVRARKELSIHEAPNILTIVLKRFQEGRYGKINKCISFPEMLDMIPFMTRTGDVPPLYMLYAVIVHLDTLNASFSGHYISYVKDLRGNWFRIDDSEIHQVPMTQVMSEGAYMLFYMRSYPRPQRGEHSSKSQVRHPQPRNEMKEQRKPVNRFKPRADYNKNLVESSSSEWSLFTSSDEAASFTTESTRDSFSTVDYTDGCHVLDSSSPFSIFNNLHHNVEPSPHNTVACRMFSGTKPETRYFVEEEANHNNSVVMDDISSHGYYQQSMYVDYETNCQEQTYSYEQNW from the exons ATGCTCGAACCAAGGGGAGCGGACATACCAATATTGTTCCTGGTTTTGGTTGTACTTCCTGTTGTAGCTTACATATTGTTAGGTAAATGGAGTGAAACTTCTGAAAAAAGAGGAAAGGCTAACTTGCTGGCTCAGATGGCAGCTGAAGAAGCTTTTAGAGCTGAGACCGATGTTAGGGGTGTAAGATTTGAGACTATGGCTACTGAGAATAGGGCTCTGAGAACCAAGACCAGGAATGCTCCTGCTGCGAGTGGTTCTCTAAGAGCCGACTTTGATGCTGAGCAGAGACCTGACTCTGTGGCTGTTGCTACATGTGGCGTCCCTGTTAATACTGAGGGACATGTATGTGCAAGGTGTTTAAACCCTGCCAAGACTCGCTGCTCCAGATGCAAATCTATTAGATACTG CTCTGGGAAGTGCCAGATAATTCACTGGAGGTTAGCTCATAAAGACGAATGCATCCCTGCGGAGACTTGCTCTTCTTCATCAGAGAGGGTTTCCTTTGAGAATGATTCTGTCTTGCATGACAACGGCATGGATTCTTCTACAATGTATAGTAATAGTATTAAGCAGACAGCGAAGGGAAAGACTTCAAAAAGCTCTGTTGAATTTGCAAGTGAAGGTATCTCTCAGATTGATATTAGACCACGAATCAACACGCAAGGGAGAAAAAGCGTAGGAAAACCAAATCCGTCCAAGTCCAGCAGAGAATCATTCAGTGGTGaagcagctgcttgtgctgGTGGAGATAACAACAAGGGTCACACTAGACATAAG TCAAGAAGCAACATCGGTGCTGTGGAAACAAACTCTAGAAGGCATTCTGTTGATAACTCTTGTATGCAAATGAATGGGCAAACTTTTGAAAGTGGTATGCAGGAAAGTTACAAACACAATTTGGGAGCGAGCAGCTCTTATGCTTGTCCAAACG gGATCAGAGCAGCTACACTGCCCAAATCTGCTTGCACAGAGAAAAGTAAGAAGGGAAAAGTAGCTGCGGTATCAA AGACTCTTAGGTCTAAGGATACAGGCGTGGCTGAAGAAAACAATGGCAACTCCTCAAGCATGGGTTCAAACTTGATGAAAATGATGGGTTTAAGAAATTCCTCAAAGCATGATGATCGACATAAGAACCTGAAG ATGCTTTTTCCATACGAGGAGTTTGTTAAGTTCTTTCAGTGTGAAGTGTTTTACTTATCACCAAGGGGCCTTGTCAATTGTGGAAACAG TTGCTATGCAAACGCTGTGTTGCAGTCTCTAACATGTACAAAACCACTTGTTGCTTACTTGCTTCGAAGATCACATTCAAGATCAT GTTCTGGGAAAGATTGGTGTCTTATGTGTGAACTTGAGCAACATGTAATGATGCTTAGAGCATCTGGAGGTCCACTTTCTGCTAGCAGAATCCTCTCACAGATGCGAAGTATAAATTGTCAGATTGGTGATGGGAGTCAAGAAGATGCTCATGAGTTCTTAAG GCTTTTGGTTGCCTCTATGCAATCCATATGTTTAGAGAGACTTGGAGGCGAGACTAAAGTGGATCCAAGGCTGCAAGAAACAACTTTAGTTCAACATATGTTTGGTGGACGTCTCCGCTCAAAG GTGAAATGCTTGAGGTGTGATCATGAATCAGAAAGATATGAGAATATAATGGATCTCACGCTGGAGATTTACGGATGGGTAGAGTCTCTTCAAGATGCGTTGACTCAGTTTACTAGACCAGAAGATCTCGATGGAGAAAACATGTATAGATGCAGCAG GTGCGCTGGATATGTAAGAGCAAGGAAAGAATTGAGCATTCATGAAGCACCAAACATTCTTACCATTGTTCTCAAGAGATTCCAG GAGGGAAGATACGGTAAAATAAACAAATGTATAAGTTTTCCTGAAATGCTGGACATGATACCTTTCATGACAAGAACAGGAGATGTTCCTCCGCTTTACATGCTTTACGCTGTTATAGTTCACTTGGATACTCTCAACGCATCTTTCTCCGGTCATTACATTTCTTATGTCAAAGATTTGAGAGGCAACTGGTTCAGAATCGATGATTCCGAG ATTCATCAAGTGCCAATGACTCAAGTTATGTCAGAAGGAGCTTATATGTTGTTCTACATGAG ATCGTACCCGCGTCCTCAAAGAGGAGAACACAGCAGCAAATCTCAGGTTCGGCATCCTCAACCAAGAAACGAAATGAAGGAGCAGAGGAAACCGGTAAACCGATTCAAACCGAGAGCGGACTACAACAAGAACTTAGTAGAGTCATCATCAAGCGAATGGTCTCTCTTCACGAGCTCAGACGAAGCAGCTTCATTCACCACAGAATCAACCAGAGACTCTTTCAGCACCGTAGACTACACAGACGGCTGCCACGTCCTGGACTCTTCCTCTCCTTTCTCCATCTTCAACAACTTACACCACAACGTGGAGCCGTCCCCACACAACACCGTCGCCTGCAGAATGTTCTCGGGTACCAAACCCGAAACCCGGTATTTCGTGGAGGAAGAAGCAAATCACAACAACTCGGTCGTGATGGACGACATATCATCCCACGGTTATTACCAGCAGAGTATGTATGTAGATTATGAGACTAACTGTCAGGAACAAACTTACAGTTATGAACAAAACTGGTAG
- the LOC103872497 gene encoding interactor of constitutive active ROPs 1, with protein MPRPRVSELSQRQAPKLRTSSSTSDLSHPNRLINTDRSSKLGVDRRSPRSGGAPPGQKKLGGRISDLESQLGQAQEELRLLKEQLANAKAVKEQAQDELHHNVKSKKPNPQALVEGPAYEADTIDRDEIPGDAQKETDVFEVPVEKIAVLKDEEAEKLVAKEDEINMLKARLYDMEKEHESLGKENERLKSQLNDAATEMSNVKANEDEMASKVSRMGEDLEESRAKTAHLKEKLEYVEEAKEALEAEMKKLRVQTKQWRKAADAAAAVLSREFERDRSRSAEKCFAGGLFDPNAEVGFLESPGVADDSDDGLGSGKRKSSGMKMFGELWKKRGQK; from the exons ATGCCAAGACCAAG AGTTTCAGAGTTGTCTCAGAGGCAAGCTCCGAAGTTGAGGACATCGTCGTCTACATCTGACTTGAGTCACCCCAACCGTTTGATCAATACTGACCGGAGTTCCAAGCTTGGTGTTGACCGTAGATCTCCTAGAAGCGGTGGGGCTCCTCCTGGTCAGAAGAAACTTGGGGGCCGAATATCTGATCTGGAGTCGCAGTTAGGACAAGCACAAGAGGAGCTGAGATTGCTCAAAGAGCAGTTGGCTAATGCTAAAGCTGTCAAGGAACAAGCTCAAGATGAGCTTCATCATAATGTCAAATCTAAGAAACCAAACCCTCAGGCTCTAGTGGAAGGACCTGCTTATGAGGCTGATACAATCGATAGAGACGAGATCCCTGGAGATGCGCAGAAAGAGACTGATGTGTTTGAGGTTCCTGTTGAGAAGATTGCTGTATTaaaagatgaagaagctgaGAAGTTGGTTGCAAAGGAAGATGAGATAAATATGTTGAAAGCTAGACTGTATGATATGGAGAAAGAACATGAATCACTAGGCAAGGAAAACGAGAGACTGAAGAGCCAGCTGAACGATGCGGCGACAGAGATGTCTAACGTGAAAGCTAATGAAGACGAGATGGCTTCAAAGGTGAGTCGGATGGGGGAAGACTTAGAAGAAAGCAGAGCAAAGACAGCTCACTTAAAGGAGAAGCTCGAGTACGTAGAAGAAGCGAAAGAGGCTTTAGAGGCTGAGATGAAGAAGCTTAGAGTTCAAACCAAGCAGTGGAGGAAGGCGGCGGATGCTGCAGCTGCCGTTCTTTCTAGAGAGTTTGAGAGGGATCGATCTCGGTCAGCAGAGAAGTGTTTTGCAGGTGGGTTGTTTGACCCGAATGCAGAGGTTGGGTTCCTGGAATCGCCGGGGGTGGCTGATGATTCTGATGATGGATTGGGAAGTGGGAAGAGGAAGAGTTCTGGGATGAAGATGTTTGGTGAGTTGTGGAAGAAGAGAGGACAGAAGTAA